A stretch of Cygnus olor isolate bCygOlo1 chromosome 16, bCygOlo1.pri.v2, whole genome shotgun sequence DNA encodes these proteins:
- the E2F1 gene encoding transcription factor E2F1 codes for MAAAAGGSAGLAALLGSASPHLLIVSTAEEPAGGCRPDADLLLFATPQPARPGAAPRRPALGRPPVKRKLNLETDHQYIAESLPAARGKPRNPGKGAKSPGEKSRYETSLNLTTKRFLELLSKSPDGVVDLNWAAEVLKVQKRRIYDITNVLEGIQLITKKSKNNIQWLGSQATAGASSQHRLLEELRELQAAERQLDDLIQTCTVQLRLLTEDPANQHAAYVTCQDLRSIVDPSEQMVMVIKAPPETQLQVSDPTEAFQVSVKSTQGPIDVFLCPEDSSGVCSPVKSPFKAPTEELSPGSSQPRASPLLHPAQDVNMPLLPGEQEALLPGASVLPSKCPAEEVSLSPLASMDALLEQSKDDFSGFLADEFIALSPPQPQDYHFGLEEGEGISELFDCDFGDFTPLDF; via the exons atggcggcggcggcgggcggctcggcggggctggcggcgctGCTGGGCAGCGCCTCCCCGCACCTCCTCATCGTCTCTACCGCCGAGGAGCCCGCGGGCGGCTGCCGCCCCGACGCCGACCTCCTGCTCTTCGCCACGCCGcagcccgcccgccccggcgccgcgccccgccggcccGCCCTGGGGCGCCCGCCG GTGAAGCGGAAGCTGAATCTGGAGACGGACCACCAGTACATAGCCGAGAGCCTGCCGGCGGCCCGCGGCAAGCCGAGGAACCCCGGCAAAG GGGCGAAGTCTCCTGGGGAGAAGTCCCGCTACGAAACCTCGCTGAACCTCACCACCAAGCGcttcctggagctgctgagcaagTCGCCCGATGGCGTGGTGGACCTCAACTGGGCGGCCGAGGTGCTGAAGGTGCAGAAGAGGCGAATCTACGACATCACCAACGTCCTGGAGGGCATCCAGCTCATCACCAAGAAGTCCAAGAACAACATCCAGTGGCT GGGCAGCCAGGCCACCGCGGGGGCCTCCAGCCAGCAccggctgctggaggagctgcgggagctgcaGGCGGCCGAGCGGCAGCTGGACGACCTCATCCAGACGTGCACGGTGCAGCTGCGGCTGCTCACCGAGGACCCCGCCAACCAGCA CGCAGCCTACGTCACCTGCCAGGACCTCCGGAGCATTGTGGACCCCTCCGAGCAAATGGTGATGGTTATCAAAGCCCCCCCGGAGACCCAGCTCCAGGTCTCAGACCCGACGGAG GCTTTCCAGGTCTCCGTGAAAAGCACTCAGGGCCCCATTGACGTGTTCCTCTGCCCCGAGGACAGCTCGGGGGTCTGCAGCCCCGTCAAGAGCCCCTTCAAAGCACCCACGGAGGAGTTGTCCCCCGGCTCGTCGCAGCCCAGAGCCTCCCCTCTCCTGCATCCCGCCCAGGACGTGAACATGCCGCTGCTGCCCGGCGAGCAAG AAGCCCTGCTGCCGGGCGCAAGCGTGCTGCCCAGCAAGTGCCCCGCTGAGGAGGTGAGCCTCTCGCCGCTGGCCTCCATGGACGCCCTCCTGGAGCAGAGCAAGGACGATTTCTCAGGCTTCTTGGCGGACGAGTTCATTGCCCTGTCGCCGCCGCAGCCGCAGGATTACCACTTCGGCCTGGAGGAGGGCGAGGGCATCAGCGAGCTCTTCGACTGTGACTTTGGGGACTTCACGCCCTTGGACTTCTGA